One Vicia villosa cultivar HV-30 ecotype Madison, WI unplaced genomic scaffold, Vvil1.0 ctg.000076F_1_1_3, whole genome shotgun sequence DNA segment encodes these proteins:
- the LOC131623628 gene encoding uncharacterized protein LOC131623628, whose amino-acid sequence MYQELRGELDQMDWRKLFFSNYARPRVVFILWLTVSGRLQTKDRFIRYGISVDAKCVFCSAEEAMDHLMLECSKTNGIWRNILTWIGYNRGPANWTIERTWLITETTKKGWRRDILKTAIAETVYVVWRMRNDVVFNQHTMDDTITNRIKESIVTIWIGYRKLATHINR is encoded by the coding sequence ATGTACCAAGAACTTAGAGGAGAATTAGATCAAATGGATTGGAGGAAGTTGTTCTTCTCCAACTATGCAAGACCCAGAGTAGTGTTTATACTGTGGCTTACAGTTAGTGGGAGGCTTCAAACTAAGGACCGGTTTATTCGATATGGTATAAGTGTTGATGCCAAATGTGTGTTTTGCTCAGCAGAAGAAGCAATGGACCACCTTATGCTTGAGTGCAGCAAAACAAATGGAATATGGAGGAACATTCTGACTTGGATTGGCTACAACAGGGGCCCTGCAAACTGGACGATTGAGAGAACATGGCTCATAACAGAAACAACTAAGAAAGGATGGAGAAGAGACATACTCAAAACCGCCATTGCTGAGACAGTCTATGTCGTGTGGAGAATGCGAAATGATGTGGTTTTCAACCAACACACAATGGATGATACAATTACGAATAGGATAAAGGAAAGTATAGTAACGATATGGATAGGATATAGGAAATTGGCCACTCATATCAATAGATAA